In Acholeplasma equirhinis, the sequence AATGTTTTAAGTAAGAAGATTGATTTAGGTGTGAAGTTAAGAGCAGCTTATAAAGCAAACGACCATGAAGCATTAAGAAACATCATTAAAGATTTAAAAACTACAAATAAACTAATTTTAGTTTTCCAAAATAGTTTTAAGAATCAATGGTTTAATGAAAATAAAGCTTTTGGCTATGAAGTTCAAGATCTACGCATCGGTGGTATTAAATCAAGAATTGATACTGCAATTTCTAAAGTAGAAGATTATCTAGCTGGAAAAATTGAATCAATTGAAGAATTAGAAGTTGATTTACTGGATTACTATGGCGGTATTGAAAACCATCAAAAGGTTAAACATATTGTTGAGTATCGTTACTTACCAATTGTATCTGTTGGTGTTAACGTATAAAAAAAGCATACCATTTCGGTATGCTTAGATTAATTATTCTTGAGTTTCTGTTTCGTTAGATTCAGAATCTTCATCAACTTCGAATAGTGGGAATGCATTTGGAAGTTCCTTGTAAAGTTTAGTTGTAAACATAATACCATCTAAATGATCGAACTCATGTTGGAAGACGATTGCAGGGTAACCCACTAAATCCATTTCAATTGGTTGTGTATGTTCTGTTTCAGGATCTAGCGTGTAACCTTTAAAACGAATACCGTATTTTCTTGGTGTTAAACCTTCAGTAGGTCTGTCAACCGAAAGACAGCCTTCACCACCAGGAATAAAACATTCTTCCTTAGTTGAACCAATGATTTCAGGATTAATGATGATGAATGAATAAAGTTCGCCATCTAAATCTTGAACATGCATTGCAAACATACGTTTTAATTTATTTACTTGTGGTGCTGCAAGACCAACAGAAGGACGTAAACGATATTTCTTCACCTTCTCATCATCTTGAGAATTGATAACATATTCTAATAAGTCCTTACCTAGTTTAATGTCTTCTTTAGATAAAGGTAGAATCACGGGTTTTGATTTAGTTGTTAGAGTTGGATGTCCTTCTCTAATAATATTTTGCATAGTAATCATTAGGTTTCACCTCGTAAACATTATAACATAACAAGATAAGGAGCATCATTATGCGTCTGGATAAAATATTATCCAACTTAAAATATGGGAGTCGTACCGAAATTAAAACCTTAATTAAGAGAGGTTTAATTTCAGTTAACGAAAAAATCGTGAAACATGCAGATATGCAAATTGATCCAAATAAAGATCAAATTGTTGTGGATCAAGAAACTGTATTTTATAAAGAAACCATCATTTTAGCAATGCATAAACCTGCAGGATATTTATCTGCAAATCAAGATAAAAATGATCCTGTTGTAATCGATTTAATTAAAAAACCATATGATCGATTTGACTTTAAAATCGCAGGTAGACTGGATAAGGATACCGAAGGCTTACTGATTCTTACAAC encodes:
- the def gene encoding peptide deformylase, with the protein product MITMQNIIREGHPTLTTKSKPVILPLSKEDIKLGKDLLEYVINSQDDEKVKKYRLRPSVGLAAPQVNKLKRMFAMHVQDLDGELYSFIIINPEIIGSTKEECFIPGGEGCLSVDRPTEGLTPRKYGIRFKGYTLDPETEHTQPIEMDLVGYPAIVFQHEFDHLDGIMFTTKLYKELPNAFPLFEVDEDSESNETETQE